In Gemmatimonadota bacterium, one genomic interval encodes:
- a CDS encoding SRPBCC family protein, whose translation MAIEIRKSFSVGAPPAEVWAFLTDPHAVAPCLPGASITDRIDDVTHGGLMKIKVGPVTANYKGKIRFDRLDRDALVAEIVASGQETKGKGGAEMRMTSALAANAAGGTDVDVTAAVNVSGILAQFGRGMIEDISDHMFGQFVDCAAARLGPGADAGAYTEAPEEINALKVGAAAGKRAIGRAVRKITRRGDGTDEAEADREDSKEGTE comes from the coding sequence GTGGCGATCGAGATCAGGAAGAGTTTCTCCGTGGGCGCGCCACCGGCCGAGGTCTGGGCTTTCCTGACGGACCCGCACGCCGTGGCGCCGTGCCTCCCCGGCGCCTCCATCACGGACCGGATCGACGACGTCACACACGGAGGCCTGATGAAGATCAAGGTCGGCCCCGTGACCGCGAACTACAAAGGCAAGATCCGCTTCGATCGGCTCGACCGGGACGCGCTCGTCGCCGAGATCGTCGCTTCGGGGCAGGAGACCAAGGGGAAGGGCGGCGCGGAGATGCGGATGACCAGCGCTCTCGCGGCCAACGCCGCCGGCGGCACCGACGTGGACGTGACCGCCGCGGTCAACGTCAGCGGCATCCTGGCGCAGTTCGGGCGCGGCATGATAGAAGACATCAGCGACCACATGTTCGGGCAGTTCGTGGACTGCGCGGCGGCGAGGCTCGGGCCGGGGGCAGACGCGGGGGCGTACACCGAGGCGCCCGAGGAAATCAACGCGTTGAAGGTGGGGGCCGCGGCCGGCAAAAGGGCCATCGGCAGGGCGGTCCGAAAGATCACAAGACGAGGGGACGGGACGGACGAGGCGGAAGCAGACCGGGAAGATTCGAAGGAGGGGACCGAATGA
- a CDS encoding xanthine dehydrogenase family protein subunit M, which produces MIPAAFDYHAPATLEEAIALLGSLGEEAKILSGGQSLLPLLKLRLGEVSDLVDIGRIEGLEYVREEGDRLLIGGRTTETALERSDVLRDRYPILLDTARVIADPLVRNRATVGGNLAHGDPANDHPATMLALDAEVVATGAAGERVIAVREFFTGFFGTALSTGEILTEIRVPIHQSGDGGAYLKLERKVGDFAAAGAAVQLRLGSDGTVTSAGIGLTNAGNKPVFAGEAGSFLVGQTPSDDAIAEAARLASTAASPSADRRGSVEYKTTMARVLAERAIRTALERAGGN; this is translated from the coding sequence ATGATTCCAGCGGCGTTCGACTACCACGCGCCAGCCACGCTAGAGGAAGCCATCGCGCTGCTCGGCTCCTTGGGCGAGGAAGCGAAAATCCTGTCGGGCGGCCAGAGCCTGCTGCCGCTCCTCAAGCTGCGCCTGGGAGAGGTGAGCGACCTCGTGGACATCGGCCGAATCGAGGGGCTCGAGTACGTCCGCGAGGAGGGCGACCGGCTCCTCATCGGCGGCCGCACGACGGAGACGGCGCTGGAGCGCAGCGACGTGCTCCGCGACCGCTACCCGATCCTGCTGGATACGGCGCGCGTCATCGCCGACCCCCTGGTGCGCAACCGGGCCACGGTGGGCGGCAATCTGGCCCACGGCGATCCGGCCAACGACCATCCGGCGACCATGCTTGCGCTGGACGCCGAGGTGGTCGCGACGGGTGCCGCCGGGGAGCGCGTGATCGCGGTCCGCGAGTTCTTCACCGGCTTCTTCGGCACGGCCTTGAGCACGGGCGAGATCCTCACCGAGATCCGCGTTCCGATTCACCAGAGCGGAGACGGGGGAGCCTACCTCAAGCTGGAGCGCAAGGTCGGCGACTTCGCCGCCGCGGGCGCCGCCGTACAGCTCCGCCTCGGCTCTGACGGCACGGTGACCTCGGCCGGCATCGGGCTCACCAACGCCGGCAACAAGCCGGTCTTCGCCGGGGAAGCGGGCTCGTTCCTGGTCGGGCAGACGCCGAGCGACGACGCCATCGCGGAGGCGGCCCGCCTCGCTTCCACCGCCGCGTCGCCGTCCGCCGATCGGCGCGGCTCCGTGGAGTACAAGACCACCATGGCCCGCGTCCTCGCCGAACGAGCGATACGGACCGCTCTCGAGCGAGCGGGGGGAAACTGA
- a CDS encoding (2Fe-2S)-binding protein: MAEHQISVTVNGVEKAGEVVSRTLLVHWIRDELGMTGTHIGCDTTHCGACTVLVDGVPTKSCTVLAVQADGHEVQTVEGLETADGLHPVQEGFWEKHGLQCGYCTPGMMMTAVALLKENPNPSEADIRLAISGNLCRCTGYVNIVESIRHAAAQLNGGA, translated from the coding sequence ATGGCCGAGCACCAAATCAGCGTCACGGTGAACGGGGTGGAGAAGGCCGGAGAGGTCGTCTCCCGCACCCTGCTCGTCCACTGGATCCGCGACGAGCTGGGGATGACGGGCACGCACATCGGCTGCGACACCACCCACTGCGGAGCGTGCACCGTTCTGGTCGACGGCGTGCCCACCAAGTCGTGCACCGTCCTGGCGGTGCAGGCCGACGGGCACGAAGTGCAGACCGTCGAGGGGCTCGAAACCGCCGACGGGCTGCACCCCGTCCAGGAGGGCTTCTGGGAGAAGCACGGGCTGCAGTGCGGCTACTGCACGCCGGGCATGATGATGACGGCCGTCGCGCTGCTGAAGGAGAACCCGAATCCGAGCGAGGCCGACATCCGGCTCGCCATCTCCGGCAACCTGTGCCGGTGCACGGGCTACGTGAACATAGTCGAGTCCATCCGCCACGCGGCGGCGCAGCTGAACGGGGGGGCATGA